In the genome of Vicia villosa cultivar HV-30 ecotype Madison, WI linkage group LG7, Vvil1.0, whole genome shotgun sequence, one region contains:
- the LOC131617121 gene encoding disease resistance protein RPV1-like, translating to MASVIPPPSFTPKIPQQNHDVFLSFRGMDTRYTFTSHLYAALTRFRIKTYIDNELERGDEISPSLLKAINHAKLSIIVFSENYASSRWCLEELVSILKCKNNDGQILVPIFYHVNPTNIRNQTESCGVALAEHEKRTDMDKVQAWRLALTEAANISGWVCFGKRNESKLVEQIAMDILQKLVMITCRELDRHINTYKQIAKQKLKKSLRTGNLADMEELITPLYKLAEFKLKKAFLKKKIKILKKESSSNGSSVWVMFWVRMNVSCREI from the exons ATGGCATCAGTTATTCCTCCTCCATCTTTTACACCAAAAATCCCTCAACAAAACCACGACGTTTTCCTCAGTTTCAGAGGCATGGACACTCGCTACACTTTCACGAGCCATCTGTATGCCGCGTTAACAAGATTCCGAATCAAAACTTACATCGACAACGAGCTTGAAAGAGGTGATGAAATATCACCTTCACTTCTCAAGGCAATTAATCATGCAAAGTTATCGATAATTGTTTTCTCAGAAAACTATGCTTCTTCTAGATGGTGTTTGGAAGAGCTTGTGAGTATACTGAAATGCAAGAATAACGATGGTCAAATTTTAGTACCGATTTTCTACCATGTTAACCCAACAAATATAAGGAATCAGACGGAAAGCTGTGGAGTTGCTTTGGCTGAGCATGAAAAACGTACGGACATGGATAAGGTTCAAGCATGGCGGCTAGCTTTGACAGAAGCTGCTAATATCTCTGGATGGGTTTGCTTTGGCAAAag GAACGAGTCTAAACTAGTGGAGCAAATTGCAATGGACATATTACAAAAGCTGGTCATGATAACTTGCCGGGAATTAGACAGACACATCAACACATACAAGCAAATCGCAAAACAAAAACTCAAGAAATCCCTCAGAACAGGGAATCTCGCGGACATGGAAGAATTGATTACACCATTATACAAACTTGCAGAGTTCAAATTGAAGAAagcattcttaaaaaaaaaaattaaaattttgaagaaagaaTCAAGTTCAAATGGTTCAAGTGTTTGGGTGATGTTTTGGGTACGTATGAACGTATCTTGCAGGGAGATCTGA